The Klebsiella aerogenes KCTC 2190 region CGGAAGCAAAATATAGACCAGGCCGATAATCACTGCCGATGGCGTGTACATAATGCGTACCGGCGTATCGATAACCCCCAACCACAGCAGGAACTCATTCAGATAGCCTTTGGTGCTGAGGAAAATCTTCAGCCCATAGATACGGATCAGCGAGTTCGTCCAGAACGGGACGATCAGCAGGAACAGCAGCAGCGGGCGTACCTTTTGCGGCAAGCGCGCCAGGAACCACGCGAACGGGTAGCCCAACGCCAGGCAGGCGAGGGTCGCCAGCAGCGCCATATTCAACGAGTGCAGCAGCACATCGTAATAGAGCGGATCCAGCAGCCGCGAGTAGTTATCCAGCGTGAAGACCATTTTGACGAAGTTCGCATCGTCGCGGGTCAGGAAGCTGGTGGCGATGATCATCAGGTTGGGCAAAAAAACGAACAGCACAAGCCAACCCACGATAGTGGCGATCACCACATTCTGGAATTTACTGGTGTTCTTCATCGGCCAGCACAACCTCCCAGCTTTCTACCCAGTTAATCGCCATTTTCTGGTCGAGCGAGTGGTCAAAGTCCGGATCGTCTTCATTGAAGAATTCGCTGACCATAACCATCTTGCCGTTTTCCAGCTCAACAACTGACTCAAGGGTCATCCCCTTGTAGTTGCGCTCGCGCACGTAGCCGATAAGGCCGTCAGCTTCGCTGCCGTGATGAATTTCATCCACGCGGAGATCTTCTGGCCGCAGCAGTACGTTCAGCTGTTGCCCTTTTTCAACGGCGAAATTGACGTAGATATTGCACTCGCGGCCTTCGACGCAGGCGCGTACGCGCTGTTCATCCAGACGTTCAATGACGGTCGCGTTGAAGATGTTGATTTCGCCAATAAAACTGGCGACGAACAGATTCTTCGGCTCTTCGTAGATTTCACGCGGAGTGCCGTCCTGCTCGATTTTGCCATCGCGCATCACCACAATGCGGTCGGACATCGTCAGGGCTTCTTCCTGGTCATGGGTGACGAAAACAAAAGTGATGCCGAGCTTGCGCTGTAGCGCTTTGAGTTCGTTCTGCATCTGCTTACGCAGCTTGTAGTCGAGCGCCGAGAGGGATTCATCAAGCAACAGCAGACGCGGTTTGTTGACCACCGCCCGGGCGATGGCGACACGCTGCTGCTGGCCGCCGGAGAGTTGGTGGGGCTTACGCTGGGCAAACGCCTCCAGCTGTACCATTTTCAAAGCGTCCATCACCCGCGGGGTGATTTCTGCCGCCGGGGTTTTCTGCATCCGCAGGCCGAAGGCGACGTTTTCAAACACGGTCATGTGCGGGAAAAGCGCATAGCTTTGGAATACGGTATTGACGTGGCGGTTTTCCGCCGGAACATGGGTGATATCCTGGTCTTCAAGGTGGATACGTCCGACATCGACGCTTTCCAGAC contains the following coding sequences:
- the potA gene encoding spermidine/putrescine ABC transporter ATP-binding protein PotA gives rise to the protein MGQSQKLNIQPRSLSPLVQLAGIRKSFDGKTVISDLNLTINNGEFLTLLGPSGCGKTTVLRLIAGLESVDVGRIHLEDQDITHVPAENRHVNTVFQSYALFPHMTVFENVAFGLRMQKTPAAEITPRVMDALKMVQLEAFAQRKPHQLSGGQQQRVAIARAVVNKPRLLLLDESLSALDYKLRKQMQNELKALQRKLGITFVFVTHDQEEALTMSDRIVVMRDGKIEQDGTPREIYEEPKNLFVASFIGEINIFNATVIERLDEQRVRACVEGRECNIYVNFAVEKGQQLNVLLRPEDLRVDEIHHGSEADGLIGYVRERNYKGMTLESVVELENGKMVMVSEFFNEDDPDFDHSLDQKMAINWVESWEVVLADEEHQ
- the potB gene encoding spermidine/putrescine ABC transporter permease PotB, with amino-acid sequence MKNTSKFQNVVIATIVGWLVLFVFLPNLMIIATSFLTRDDANFVKMVFTLDNYSRLLDPLYYDVLLHSLNMALLATLACLALGYPFAWFLARLPQKVRPLLLFLLIVPFWTNSLIRIYGLKIFLSTKGYLNEFLLWLGVIDTPVRIMYTPSAVIIGLVYILLPFMVMPLYSSIEKLDRPLLEAAKDLGASKLQTFIRIIIPLTMPGIIAGCLLVMLPAMGLFYVSDLMGGAKNLLIGNVIKSQFLNIRDWPFGAATSITLTLVMGLMLLIYWRAARLLNKKVELE